Proteins encoded by one window of Gemmatimonadales bacterium:
- a CDS encoding PKD domain-containing protein, with amino-acid sequence MRSIGLLAVVTGTLVLTSACGNGADVSPPDNAAPVANFTVPSCTIGVPCDFVSTSTDDTAVTAWSWDFNGDGNADANTANATFTYTTAGTFNVSLTVHDAEGLSHTKTSAITIDSVEPPANTPPTAGFTHTCTALDCSFTSTSTDAAPGTIAAYAWDFGDGAKADVANPSHSYTVTAPADFTVTLSVTDDQGATDTVTQTVSVTPVVAPNTPPTAGFTHTCNAATCSFTSTSTDVAPGTIVAFAWTFGDGGTADVENPSHSYSIVAPTDFTVTLTVTDDEGATGVETQTITVSPPVAGAEGCTTTGTQVDCLLDITAQSIIKFKLLGLSCDLRGERVTVPHIDQSFLNVCARSVGDSTKIFGGPADSAIVFPAGSQVRIRFSQGTADAGEPAPAPPEAHLTGSFPSWTINFEDGDNAGTAGEPDFTDVVLGVEAVAFP; translated from the coding sequence ATGCGATCGATCGGTCTTCTGGCCGTTGTTACCGGAACTCTGGTGCTGACCTCGGCGTGCGGTAATGGCGCCGACGTCTCCCCGCCCGACAACGCGGCGCCGGTGGCGAACTTCACGGTCCCATCGTGCACCATCGGCGTGCCCTGCGATTTCGTCAGCACCAGCACCGATGACACAGCGGTGACGGCGTGGAGCTGGGATTTCAACGGCGACGGCAATGCCGACGCCAACACCGCCAATGCAACGTTCACCTATACCACCGCAGGGACCTTTAACGTCAGCCTGACGGTGCATGATGCCGAGGGCCTGAGCCATACGAAGACCAGCGCCATCACGATCGATTCGGTCGAGCCCCCGGCCAATACGCCGCCGACGGCAGGCTTCACCCACACCTGCACCGCGTTGGACTGCAGCTTCACCAGCACCAGTACCGACGCGGCCCCGGGTACCATCGCGGCGTATGCGTGGGACTTCGGCGACGGCGCGAAGGCCGATGTCGCGAATCCGTCGCATAGCTACACCGTCACGGCGCCCGCCGACTTCACGGTCACCCTGAGCGTCACCGACGACCAGGGTGCCACCGACACCGTGACACAGACCGTCAGCGTCACTCCTGTGGTCGCGCCCAACACGCCACCGACGGCGGGCTTCACTCACACCTGTAATGCGGCCACCTGCAGCTTCACCAGCACCAGCACGGACGTGGCCCCGGGCACCATCGTCGCCTTTGCGTGGACCTTCGGCGACGGCGGGACCGCCGACGTGGAGAATCCGTCGCACAGCTACAGCATCGTAGCCCCCACCGACTTCACGGTCACGCTCACGGTGACCGACGACGAGGGCGCCACCGGCGTCGAGACACAGACGATCACCGTGTCTCCGCCAGTGGCGGGCGCCGAGGGGTGCACCACCACCGGCACTCAGGTGGACTGCCTTCTCGACATTACGGCTCAGTCCATCATCAAGTTCAAATTGCTCGGCCTGAGCTGCGACCTCCGTGGGGAGAGAGTCACCGTTCCGCACATCGACCAGAGCTTTCTCAACGTGTGCGCGAGGAGCGTCGGCGACTCGACCAAGATCTTCGGCGGCCCCGCGGACAGCGCGATCGTGTTCCCGGCCGGCAGCCAAGTGCGGATACGATTCAGCCAGGGTACGGCTGATGCCGGTGAGCCGGCCCCCGCCCCGCCGGAGGCGCACCTTACCGGGAGCTTCCCCAGCTGGACCATCAATTTCGAAGACGGTGACAATGCGGGCACCGCCGGCGAGCCGGATTTCACCGATGTCGTTCTCGGCGTGGAGGCGGTAGCGTTTCCGTAG